One genomic region from Oculatellaceae cyanobacterium encodes:
- the yqeK gene encoding bis(5'-nucleosyl)-tetraphosphatase (symmetrical) YqeK, producing MPTDEEFSAVMREQVLAWLADNVPASRIEHILGVEQMAHALAAHYHLDTEKAAMAGLMHDLAKYFKPQQLLQMAQAEGLSLDEVDQANPHLLHADVSAIVARDQFGVDDQEVLQAIQNHTLGRPGMSLLSCIIFVADTLEPGRGNTPELEALRQISRQDLYKAVWLTCDYSLKYLLETRCLIHPRTIKTRNWAIQTATKKQQPPQNSSHLTRV from the coding sequence TTGCCAACTGATGAGGAGTTTTCTGCTGTGATGCGTGAACAGGTTTTAGCTTGGTTAGCTGATAATGTTCCGGCTTCTCGGATCGAACATATTCTTGGTGTAGAGCAAATGGCTCATGCTCTTGCTGCTCATTATCATCTAGATACGGAAAAAGCTGCTATGGCTGGGTTAATGCACGATCTAGCTAAATACTTTAAGCCACAACAGCTATTGCAGATGGCACAGGCAGAAGGCTTATCACTAGATGAGGTAGATCAAGCTAATCCCCATTTGCTTCATGCTGATGTCAGTGCGATCGTTGCTAGAGATCAATTTGGTGTAGATGATCAAGAAGTTTTACAAGCCATTCAAAATCATACTTTAGGCAGACCTGGTATGAGTTTGCTAAGTTGTATAATATTCGTAGCCGATACTTTAGAGCCTGGGAGAGGAAACACTCCCGAATTAGAAGCTTTAAGGCAGATTAGTCGGCAAGATCTCTACAAAGCTGTTTGGCTAACCTGTGACTATTCTCTAAAATATTTACTTGAGACTCGTTGCTTAATTCACCCACGCACGATTAAAACTCGGAACTGGGCAATCCAAACGGCAACAAAAAAACAGCAACCTCCACAAAACTCATCTCACCTGACTAGAGTATAA
- a CDS encoding glycosyltransferase family 4 protein — MRILIYSYNYEPEPIGIAPLMTELAEGLVKRGHQLRVVTGMPNYPERRIYDQYRGKLYVTEEKNGVWIQRSYVWIRPKPGFLDRVLLDGSFVLTSSLPAFTHWKPDVILLTVPPLPVCVPAALLGLIRRCPVVLNLQDILPEAAVHTGLLRNKALIGVFANLEKFAYRTATKISVIADGFVDNLLKKGVPANKIELIPNWVDVNFIQPLPKQNNIFRVTYQLQGKFVVLYSGNIGLTQGLETAIAAAKRLQNIPEIKFVIVGEQNALNRLQKRCQDWGVTNVLLLPFQPRQKLPEMLAAADVGLVMQKSNVISFNMPSKIQVILASGRPIIASVPLTGTAATVVQDSGGGIVVPPEDSKALASSVLDLYKSPQKAELLGKQARQYALDNYAFEQALNRYEQLFSAVAQSH; from the coding sequence AAGGTTTAGTTAAACGAGGTCACCAATTACGGGTAGTAACTGGGATGCCTAACTATCCTGAACGCCGCATCTATGACCAATATCGAGGTAAGTTGTATGTCACTGAAGAAAAAAATGGTGTTTGGATTCAACGCAGTTATGTTTGGATTCGACCTAAGCCAGGTTTCCTAGATCGAGTGTTATTAGATGGTAGCTTTGTCCTGACAAGTTCATTGCCAGCATTTACCCACTGGAAACCTGATGTAATTCTCCTCACTGTTCCACCCTTACCAGTTTGCGTTCCCGCAGCACTATTAGGGTTAATCAGGCGGTGTCCGGTAGTATTAAACCTTCAGGATATTTTGCCAGAAGCAGCAGTCCACACAGGTTTACTTAGAAATAAAGCTTTGATTGGCGTATTTGCAAATCTAGAAAAATTTGCCTACCGGACAGCTACTAAAATTAGTGTCATTGCTGATGGATTTGTAGATAATTTACTTAAAAAAGGTGTCCCAGCTAACAAAATTGAACTGATTCCTAACTGGGTGGATGTAAATTTTATTCAACCCTTGCCTAAGCAAAATAATATTTTCCGAGTTACCTATCAACTTCAGGGTAAATTTGTAGTTCTCTACTCTGGCAATATTGGTCTTACCCAAGGTTTAGAAACAGCTATTGCGGCTGCAAAGCGCCTGCAAAATATTCCCGAAATTAAATTTGTGATTGTAGGTGAACAAAATGCCTTAAATCGCTTACAAAAACGTTGCCAAGATTGGGGAGTAACAAACGTTTTGCTACTGCCATTTCAACCCCGCCAAAAACTGCCAGAAATGCTAGCTGCGGCAGATGTCGGTTTAGTTATGCAAAAAAGTAATGTAATTTCTTTTAATATGCCTTCCAAAATTCAGGTCATACTTGCTAGCGGCCGCCCAATAATTGCCTCTGTTCCCCTCACTGGTACTGCTGCGACAGTCGTGCAAGATAGTGGTGGTGGGATTGTTGTCCCACCAGAAGATTCAAAGGCACTAGCTTCCTCAGTTCTAGATTTATATAAATCTCCCCAAAAAGCTGAACTACTCGGTAAACAAGCTAGGCAGTATGCCTTGGATAATTATGCTTTTGAGCAAGCCTTGAACCGATATGAACAACTGTTTAGTGCTGTTGCTCAGAGTCATTAA